One window of Cohnella hashimotonis genomic DNA carries:
- a CDS encoding threonine/serine exporter family protein: MNEPMNVRSNEIVEVCLLAGKIMLENGGETYRVEDTMIRIASAYGAENPQSFVMPTGIMFAIEGSEASTRLVRISQRSTNLNKVTEVNDISRRIAGGQLPPVEACRLLKGVASGAPVYPLRIQLVLAALASGCFLILYDGTWADMPAAMLCGGTGFWVLGRMARLSSIRLFGELIAALVVGLLSYLVVHLGVGQQHSTIMIASVMPLVPGLLITNAVRDLMAGHLVSGISKGAEAFLTAFAIGGGIGIALTLNG, encoded by the coding sequence TTGAATGAACCGATGAACGTACGCAGCAATGAGATCGTCGAGGTATGTCTGCTGGCGGGCAAAATTATGCTGGAGAACGGCGGGGAGACGTACCGCGTGGAGGATACGATGATACGGATCGCTTCCGCCTACGGTGCGGAGAATCCCCAGAGCTTCGTTATGCCGACGGGCATTATGTTCGCCATCGAAGGTTCGGAGGCGTCGACGCGGCTTGTCCGCATCTCGCAGCGGTCGACCAACCTGAACAAGGTGACGGAGGTAAACGACATCTCCAGGCGCATCGCGGGCGGCCAGCTGCCGCCGGTAGAGGCATGCAGGCTGCTCAAGGGGGTCGCAAGCGGGGCGCCCGTCTACCCGCTCAGGATTCAGCTGGTGCTGGCCGCGCTCGCGAGCGGATGCTTTCTCATTCTTTATGATGGAACCTGGGCAGACATGCCTGCGGCTATGCTCTGCGGCGGAACGGGCTTCTGGGTGCTTGGCCGGATGGCGCGGCTCAGCTCGATCCGGCTGTTCGGGGAGCTGATCGCGGCCCTGGTCGTCGGTCTGCTATCCTATCTGGTCGTGCATCTCGGCGTCGGCCAGCAGCATAGCACGATCATGATCGCGTCCGTCATGCCGCTCGTACCCGGGCTGCTCATCACCAACGCGGTTCGCGATCTGATGGCGGGGCATCTCGTGTCGGGCATTTCAAAGGGAGCGGAGGCGTTTTTGACGGCCTTCGCCATCGGCGGGGGCATCGGAATCGCGCTGACGTTGAATGGATAA
- a CDS encoding threonine/serine exporter family protein gives MIADYFSQAIASFVGTACFGVIFQIPKRSLVQCGLAGMVGWLVYYGLIQADADPIAATWASAVLIGLIAHYLAIRFKVPVTVFSVSGIIPLVPGGMAYDAMLRVVQNDYMSAVELGAKAFMLSGAIAVGLVFSEVVNQLVKKVRMGIARAGG, from the coding sequence ATGATCGCAGATTACTTTTCTCAAGCCATCGCAAGCTTCGTCGGCACGGCGTGCTTCGGCGTTATCTTCCAGATTCCGAAGCGAAGCCTGGTTCAGTGCGGCCTGGCAGGCATGGTCGGTTGGCTGGTGTACTACGGCTTGATCCAGGCGGACGCAGACCCGATTGCGGCTACATGGGCGTCCGCCGTGCTTATCGGCCTCATCGCTCACTATCTGGCGATCCGCTTCAAGGTGCCCGTCACCGTTTTCAGCGTATCCGGAATCATCCCTCTCGTCCCGGGCGGCATGGCCTACGACGCGATGCTGAGGGTCGTTCAGAACGACTATATGTCCGCAGTCGAGCTGGGGGCGAAGGCATTCATGCTATCCGGCGCGATCGCGGTAGGGCTCGTGTTCTCCGAGGTCGTCAATCAACTGGTGAAAAAGGTGCGGATGGGGATAGCGCGCGCAGGGGGCTGA